A window of the Neofelis nebulosa isolate mNeoNeb1 chromosome 13, mNeoNeb1.pri, whole genome shotgun sequence genome harbors these coding sequences:
- the OPN4 gene encoding melanopsin codes for MNPPSGPRTQEPSCVATPASPSRWDGYRSSTSSLDQPLPISPTAARAQAAAWIPFPTVDVPDHAHYTLGTVILLVGLTGILGNLMVIYTFCRSRGLRTPANMFIINLAVSDFFMSFTQAPVFFASSLHKRWLFGEAGCEFYAFCGALFGITSMITLMAIALDRYLVITHPLATIGVVSKRRAALVLLGVWLYALAWSLPPFFGWSAYVPEGLLTSCSWDYMSFTPSVRAYTMLLFCFVFFLPLLVIIYCYIFIFRAIRETGQALQTFRACEGGGRSPRQRQRLQREWKMAKIELLVILLFVLSWAPYSIVALMAFAGYAHVLTPYMNSVPAVIAKASAIHNPIIYAITHPKYRMAIAQHLPCLGVLLGVSGQRTGPYASYRSTHRSTLSSQASDLSWISGRRRQASLGSESEVGWMDTEAAAVWGAAQQVSGRFPCSQGLEDMEAKAPVRPQGREAETPGQAMTMAMAPWDTPANCELPLHPGWAFH; via the exons GCAGCCAGGGCTCAGGCTGCTGCCTGgatccctttccccacagttgaTGTTCCGGACCATGCCCACTACACCCTGGGCACAGTGATCCTGCTGGTGGGGCTCACGGGGATCCTGGGCAATCTGATGGTCATCTATACCTTCTGCAG GAGCAGAGGACTCAGGACACCTGCCAACATGTTCATTATCAACCTCGCGGTCAGTGACTTTTTCATGTCCTTCACCCAGGCCCCTGTCTTCTTCGCCAGCAGCCTCCATAAGCGGTGGCTCTTCGGGGAGGCAG GCTGCGAGTTCTATGCCTTCTGTGGGGCTCTCTTTGGCATCACCTCCATGATCACCCTGATGGCCATTGCTCTGGACCGCTACCTGGTGATCACGCACCCACTGGCCACCATCGGGGTGGTGTCCAAGAGGCGGGCGGCGCTTGTCCTGCTGGGCGTCTGGCTCTATGCCCTAGCCTGGAGTCTGCCACCCTTCTTTGGCTGGA GCGCCTACGTACCAGAGGGGCTGCTGACCTCCTGCTCCTGGGACTACATGAGCTTCACGCCATCAGTTCGAGCCTACACCATGCTGCTCTTCTGCTTTGTGTTCTTCTTGCCCCTGCTGGTCATCATCTACTGCTACATCTTCATCTTCAGGGCCATCCGGGAGACAGGCCA GGCTCTCCAGACCTTCAGGGCCTGCGAGGGCGGTGGTAGGTCCCCCCGGCAACGGCAGCGGCTGCAGAGAGAGTGGAAAATGGCCAAGATCGAGCTGCTGGTCATCCTTCTCTTCGTGCTCTCCTGGGCCCCCTACTCCATTGTGGCCCTGATGGCCTTTGCTGG GTACGCGCATGTGCTGACTCCCTACATGAACTCGGTGCCAGCTGTCATCGCCAAGGCCTCTGCCATCCACAACCCCATCATTTATGCCATCACCCACCCCAAGTACAG AATGGCCATTGCCCAGCACCTGCCCTGCCTGGGGGTGCTGCTGGGCGTGTCGGGCCAGCGCACTGGCCCCTATGCCAGCTACCGCTCTACCCACCGCTCCACACTGAGCAGCCAGGCTTCGGACCTCAGCTGGATCTCCGGACGGAGACGCCAGGCATCCCTAGGCTCTGAGAGTGAGGTG GGCTGGATGGACACGGAGGCGGCAGCTGTGTGGGGGGCTGCCCAGCAAGTGAGTGGACGGTTCCCCTGCAGTCAGGGCCTGGAGGACATGGAAGCCAAGGCCCCTGTCAGGCCCCAGGGACGGGAAGCAGAGACGCCTGGGCAG GCGATGACAATGGCGATGGCTCCGTGGGACACGCCAGCTAATTGCGAGCTGCCGCTGCACCCAGGCTGGGCATTTCACTGA